One Cyanobacterium sp. T60_A2020_053 DNA window includes the following coding sequences:
- a CDS encoding NAD(P)H-quinone oxidoreductase subunit F — protein MTDFFVKYVWLIPLYCLVGALLVFPWSLGFIKRTGQRPAAYINIFVTLLSLVHGSFVLNYIINNPPINITFPWFTIADLELSLAIEISPVSISALTLVSLISLIAQFFALGYMEKDWSLARFYGLMGFFEAAIGGIALSDSLLLTYGLLELLTLSTYLLVGFWYAQPLVVTAARDAFLTKRVGDIILLMGLVALSSYGAGLTFSELGTWAKTHPLSDFTASLLGLALIAGPTGKCAQFPLNLWLDEGMEGPNPASIMRNSVVVSAGAYVLIKLEPVFTLSPISADALIIIGAITAIGGSLIALAQLDLKRALSHSTSAYLGLAFIAVGLGHVDIAFLVVLTHGIAKALLFMSAGSVISTTSGQNITEFGGLWSKMPATTIAYMTGSAGIVGLLPLGMFFTFQRWFNGDWLMPTWLLMLILGVNLINAINFTRVFRLVFLGNCQPKTRMAPEVPWTMAVPMVSLTIITLLTPLVPYGYSLWLNPIPRLENYPQPLLNFALPLLLGSGALGVVIGFSLTLHRAWDRPLNKVIRFAQDLFAYDFYLETIYQYTVVAMVTGASRLTTWFDRYIVDGTVNLVSLMAIFSGNALKYNTSGQSQFYVLTIIIGVTLLMWSILSGQWGNIVNYWSF, from the coding sequence ATGACTGATTTTTTTGTTAAATATGTTTGGTTAATTCCTTTGTATTGTTTGGTGGGCGCTTTGTTGGTATTTCCATGGAGTCTAGGTTTTATCAAACGAACAGGACAGCGCCCGGCTGCCTACATTAACATTTTTGTGACATTGCTGTCATTAGTTCATGGTAGTTTTGTTTTAAATTATATTATCAATAATCCACCAATAAATATTACTTTTCCTTGGTTTACTATTGCTGATTTAGAATTATCTTTAGCCATTGAAATTTCCCCTGTAAGTATCAGCGCCCTCACCCTTGTCTCACTAATTAGTCTCATTGCCCAATTTTTCGCCCTCGGTTATATGGAAAAAGATTGGTCACTAGCCCGTTTTTACGGCTTGATGGGCTTTTTTGAGGCAGCCATCGGTGGTATTGCCTTGAGTGATTCCCTACTGCTGACATACGGTTTATTAGAACTTTTAACCCTATCAACTTATTTACTGGTGGGATTTTGGTATGCACAACCCTTGGTAGTGACAGCAGCACGAGATGCTTTTTTGACTAAAAGAGTAGGAGACATTATTTTATTGATGGGATTAGTGGCATTATCCAGCTATGGTGCTGGGTTAACCTTTTCCGAGTTAGGCACTTGGGCAAAAACTCACCCCTTATCCGATTTTACTGCTAGTTTATTGGGTTTAGCGCTAATTGCTGGTCCTACAGGGAAGTGCGCTCAATTTCCCCTCAATCTCTGGCTAGATGAAGGCATGGAAGGACCTAACCCTGCTAGTATCATGCGTAATTCCGTGGTAGTCTCGGCTGGTGCTTACGTACTAATTAAATTAGAGCCTGTATTTACCCTTTCCCCTATTTCCGCAGATGCGTTAATTATTATTGGGGCAATTACCGCCATCGGTGGCTCTTTAATTGCCTTGGCGCAGTTGGATTTAAAGCGCGCTTTATCCCATTCTACCAGTGCTTATTTAGGTTTAGCATTTATTGCCGTGGGTTTGGGTCATGTGGATATTGCTTTTTTGGTGGTGTTAACCCATGGTATCGCTAAAGCCTTATTATTTATGAGCGCTGGATCGGTTATTTCCACTACCAGTGGGCAAAATATCACAGAATTTGGCGGTTTATGGTCAAAAATGCCGGCAACAACTATTGCTTATATGACAGGTAGTGCAGGAATTGTGGGGTTATTACCTTTAGGAATGTTTTTTACTTTCCAACGTTGGTTTAACGGAGATTGGCTAATGCCTACTTGGCTATTGATGTTGATTTTGGGGGTGAATTTAATTAATGCTATTAATTTTACAAGGGTTTTTCGTCTCGTGTTTCTCGGTAATTGTCAACCAAAAACAAGAATGGCGCCGGAAGTACCTTGGACGATGGCTGTTCCTATGGTAAGTTTAACGATTATTACTCTTTTAACTCCCCTTGTGCCTTATGGTTATTCTTTGTGGTTAAATCCTATTCCCCGTTTAGAAAATTACCCGCAACCTCTTTTAAATTTTGCTCTACCGTTACTGTTGGGGTCAGGGGCGCTGGGGGTTGTGATAGGATTTAGTTTAACTCTTCATCGTGCTTGGGATCGACCTCTAAATAAGGTGATTCGTTTTGCACAAGATTTATTTGCTTATGATTTTTACCTAGAGACAATTTATCAATATACGGTGGTGGCTATGGTGACGGGCGCTTCACGTTTAACAACTTGGTTTGACCGTTATATTGTTGATGGTACAGTAAATCTGGTTAGTTTAATGGCAATTTTTAGTGGTAATGCTTTGAAGTATAATACTTCTGGTCAATCTCAATTTTATGTTTTGACCATCATTATCGGTGTTACTTTGTTGATGTGGTCAATTTTGAGCGGACAATGGGGCAATATTGTTAACTATTGGTCTTTTTAA
- a CDS encoding Rpn family recombination-promoting nuclease/putative transposase — protein MFDNICKFLAENFRDDLVTWLLGNPIKLTELKPTELSIEPIRADSLILLQSDDLVLHTEFQTGADETMPFRMLDYRVRVYRRYPNKKMRQVVIYLRPTNSPLVQQNSFQLEETSHRFELIRLWEIPPDNFLKYQGLLPFAVLTQTNDPKIVLNQVAGAIDEIMDRNTKSNLTAASAILANLVMEKNIINTILRSDIMQESAIYQEIYHSGELKGKLAGKQEEKERVALSLLRQGISFDVIANATELPLKTIEILQKVVTQNDN, from the coding sequence ATGTTTGATAATATTTGTAAATTTCTAGCAGAAAATTTTAGAGATGATTTAGTGACGTGGTTATTAGGTAATCCCATCAAACTGACGGAATTAAAACCGACAGAATTATCCATTGAACCCATTAGGGCTGATTCTTTGATATTATTGCAGTCTGATGATTTAGTCTTGCATACAGAGTTTCAGACGGGCGCTGATGAAACGATGCCCTTTAGAATGTTAGATTATCGAGTGAGGGTTTATCGCCGTTATCCTAATAAAAAAATGCGTCAAGTGGTGATTTATTTGCGCCCGACTAATTCGCCGTTGGTACAACAAAATAGTTTTCAATTAGAAGAAACTTCCCATCGATTTGAGTTGATTCGTCTTTGGGAAATTCCTCCAGATAATTTTTTGAAATATCAAGGATTATTGCCATTTGCGGTGCTAACTCAAACAAATGATCCTAAAATAGTATTAAATCAGGTGGCGGGCGCTATTGATGAGATTATGGATAGAAATACTAAAAGTAATCTGACAGCAGCTAGTGCCATTTTAGCGAACTTAGTCATGGAAAAAAATATTATCAACACTATTTTAAGGAGTGATATTATGCAAGAATCAGCTATTTATCAAGAAATTTATCATTCTGGAGAATTAAAAGGAAAGTTGGCAGGAAAGCAGGAGGAAAAGGAAAGGGTTGCTTTAAGTTTACTCCGACAAGGAATTAGTTTTGATGTCATTGCTAACGCTACTGAATTACCTTTAAAAACCATTGAAATTTTACAAAAAGTCGTTACTCAAAATGATAATTAG
- a CDS encoding DEAD/DEAH box helicase family protein — MRLSKLTYDRGTLLLHPPPKGKAWIDFATWDDRVEKFRIPAPSYPDLIEKLEAEGIKFIDDAKEFFNIEINNNNLTKTPYEHQQEALTQWKGAGRKGVIVLPTASGKTYLAQMAIAVTPYTTLIVVPTLDLMHQWYAQIEQAFPKVEVGLLGGGSHDSAPLLIATYHSAAIHAQHLGNHYALQIFDECHHLPTDFFKVIAEESIAPYRLGLSATPERGDGSHRLLDQLIGKVVYRKSPEDLSKIALAEYEIIPIKVKLSPAEKQRYEEAIKTRNEFLKEEKIYLSGLEGWQNFIKASAKSARGRRAMMAHRESKEIASGTAGKLTVLSELISAHHPDKMLIFTNDNATVYRISQQFLIPAITHQTPVKERHQILTKYREGDYKIIVASHVLNEGVDVPDAKIAVILSGTGSTREYVQRLGRILRKANQQEKLAKLYEVVAENTTEEKTAQRRQDNMKSQQSKPIPITSYTSGSQSLKAAESSPDYDK, encoded by the coding sequence GTGCGCCTGTCCAAATTAACTTATGATCGAGGCACATTATTACTACATCCGCCACCGAAAGGAAAAGCATGGATAGATTTTGCCACATGGGATGACAGGGTGGAAAAATTCCGCATTCCAGCGCCCTCCTACCCAGATTTGATCGAAAAATTAGAAGCAGAAGGGATCAAATTTATTGATGATGCCAAAGAATTTTTTAATATTGAGATCAATAATAATAATTTAACCAAAACACCCTATGAACATCAACAGGAAGCCTTGACTCAGTGGAAGGGCGCTGGGAGAAAAGGAGTCATCGTTTTACCCACCGCATCAGGAAAAACCTATCTTGCTCAAATGGCAATCGCTGTAACCCCTTACACCACTCTAATTGTCGTGCCTACCCTCGACTTGATGCACCAGTGGTATGCTCAAATTGAACAAGCATTTCCTAAGGTGGAAGTAGGCTTATTAGGAGGCGGAAGCCACGACAGCGCCCCTCTCCTCATCGCCACCTATCACAGCGCAGCCATTCACGCCCAACATTTAGGCAACCATTACGCCTTGCAGATATTTGACGAATGCCACCATTTACCAACGGACTTTTTTAAAGTCATTGCCGAAGAATCCATCGCCCCTTATCGCCTCGGTTTAAGCGCCACACCCGAAAGGGGAGACGGTAGTCATCGCCTTTTAGATCAATTAATTGGTAAAGTAGTTTACCGCAAAAGCCCCGAAGATTTAAGCAAAATTGCCCTTGCCGAATATGAAATTATCCCCATCAAAGTTAAATTATCCCCCGCAGAAAAACAACGCTATGAAGAAGCCATCAAAACTCGCAACGAATTTTTAAAAGAAGAAAAAATATATCTTTCTGGCTTAGAAGGATGGCAAAATTTCATCAAAGCCAGTGCCAAATCAGCACGCGGTAGAAGGGCGATGATGGCGCACCGAGAAAGCAAAGAAATAGCCTCCGGCACAGCTGGTAAATTAACCGTATTAAGCGAATTAATCAGCGCCCACCACCCCGACAAAATGTTAATCTTTACCAATGATAACGCCACGGTTTACCGTATTTCCCAACAATTTCTCATCCCAGCTATTACCCATCAAACCCCCGTCAAAGAACGTCATCAAATCTTGACCAAATATCGAGAAGGAGATTATAAAATTATTGTGGCTTCCCATGTGTTAAACGAAGGTGTTGATGTACCTGATGCCAAAATTGCGGTAATCTTATCAGGTACAGGCTCCACAAGGGAATATGTGCAAAGATTGGGGCGTATTCTGCGCAAAGCCAATCAACAAGAAAAATTAGCCAAATTATATGAAGTCGTAGCGGAAAATACCACCGAAGAAAAAACCGCCCAGCGCCGTCAAGACAATATGAAATCTCAACAATCAAAACCCATTCCCATTACTTCTTATACCTCTGGCAGTCAATCTCTCAAGGCTGCCGAATCATCTCCAGATTATGACAAGTAG
- a CDS encoding NblA/ycf18 family protein has product MSNSAQLSLEQQFNLRSFETQVAQMSQDQARDFLVKLYEEMLVRENMYKDVLKHQWGL; this is encoded by the coding sequence ATGTCTAATTCTGCCCAATTATCCTTAGAACAACAATTCAACTTGAGGTCATTTGAGACTCAGGTAGCCCAAATGAGTCAAGACCAAGCCAGAGATTTTCTGGTTAAATTGTATGAGGAAATGTTAGTTAGGGAAAATATGTACAAGGATGTACTTAAACATCAATGGGGCTTATAA
- a CDS encoding energy-coupling factor ABC transporter ATP-binding protein, which produces MLCLKNVSYHPAATPQPIISNISLELAPQKLGLIVGTSGSGKTTLLEILAGLAEHTEGEIFWGEEGLGALELQQLSGLVFQFPERHFCGSNILEELRLGHPELSAVKVKEALTEVGLSHLNYDTPPHALSGGQQRRLSLAVQLIRQPSILLLDEPTAGLDWLMRDQLVNLLAKLKQHWTLLIVTHDASDLLPIADCCWRIEEGKIQAVSPSNFNIKPKLQFK; this is translated from the coding sequence ATGCTTTGTTTGAAAAATGTCTCCTATCATCCCGCCGCCACACCTCAACCTATTATCAGTAATATTAGCCTCGAATTAGCTCCCCAAAAGTTAGGTTTAATCGTTGGTACAAGTGGATCAGGTAAAACAACCTTACTAGAAATTTTAGCAGGTTTAGCCGAACATACAGAAGGAGAAATTTTTTGGGGTGAGGAGGGGTTAGGGGCGCTGGAATTGCAACAATTGAGTGGATTAGTATTTCAATTTCCCGAAAGACACTTTTGCGGTAGTAACATCTTAGAGGAATTACGACTAGGACATCCCGAACTTAGTGCCGTTAAAGTAAAAGAAGCCTTAACGGAAGTGGGCTTAAGTCATCTTAATTATGATACTCCCCCCCATGCCCTCAGTGGTGGACAACAGCGCCGATTATCCCTCGCTGTGCAGTTAATTCGTCAACCTAGTATATTGTTACTAGATGAACCCACGGCTGGATTGGATTGGTTAATGAGAGACCAACTGGTAAACTTATTGGCAAAATTAAAGCAACATTGGACATTATTAATTGTTACCCATGATGCTAGTGATTTATTACCTATTGCTGATTGTTGTTGGCGCATTGAAGAGGGCAAAATACAAGCCGTTTCTCCATCAAATTTTAATATTAAGCCTAAGTTACAATTCAAATAG
- a CDS encoding glycosyltransferase: MKILQIIPSISLVYGGPSQMVLGLSESLAQQGQEVTIITTNTNGDQGQLPLDVPLEIPQQQNGYQIIYFPCFPFKRYKFSLPLLKWLSRHGKNYDIAHIHALFSPLSTFSAKVCHQQKLPYILRPLGTLDPKDLAKKKILKYIYGYTLEKSNLKNSALLHFTSAREAEISVTFGAKINKAIIPLGVKIEPNLIDNDFIYNKFALPRDKILILFMSRIEPKKGLNLLIPALKKLALSNQEFHFILAGGNPQDQDYEEKIKAEIKQSPLEKCTTITGFVRGENKQALLEIADLFVLPSHYENFGIAVVEASARRLPVVISDQVYISDTIKTYNAGWVCKLTEDDLYQQLTLALADEADRKQRGENGFNLVQQQYTWGKGAETIIKIYQQIVTESKGQEKGQRGKN, translated from the coding sequence GTGAAAATATTACAAATTATTCCCTCGATTTCTTTAGTTTATGGTGGTCCTTCTCAAATGGTATTAGGATTATCGGAAAGTCTCGCTCAACAAGGACAAGAGGTAACAATAATTACGACTAATACCAATGGAGATCAAGGACAATTACCATTAGATGTACCATTAGAAATTCCTCAACAACAAAACGGTTATCAAATTATTTATTTTCCCTGTTTTCCCTTCAAACGTTATAAATTTTCCTTACCATTATTAAAATGGTTATCTCGCCACGGCAAAAATTATGATATTGCCCATATTCATGCTTTATTTTCTCCCCTTAGTACCTTTTCCGCTAAGGTTTGTCATCAGCAAAAACTACCTTATATTTTAAGACCTTTAGGCACATTAGACCCTAAAGATTTAGCCAAGAAAAAAATACTTAAATATATCTATGGTTATACCCTTGAAAAAAGCAACTTAAAAAACAGCGCCCTCCTCCATTTTACCAGCGCCCGTGAAGCAGAAATATCCGTTACATTCGGAGCAAAAATTAACAAAGCAATTATTCCGTTAGGGGTTAAAATTGAGCCAAACCTAATTGATAATGACTTTATTTATAATAAATTTGCTTTACCAAGGGATAAAATATTAATCTTGTTTATGTCAAGAATTGAACCAAAAAAAGGCTTAAATTTACTGATACCTGCTTTAAAAAAATTAGCGTTATCTAATCAAGAATTTCATTTTATTTTAGCAGGAGGTAATCCTCAAGACCAAGATTATGAGGAAAAGATTAAAGCAGAAATCAAACAATCACCATTAGAAAAATGTACCACTATTACAGGCTTTGTCAGAGGGGAAAATAAACAAGCCTTATTAGAAATAGCGGATTTATTTGTGCTACCATCCCATTACGAAAACTTCGGCATTGCCGTAGTGGAAGCCAGCGCCCGTCGCCTTCCTGTGGTAATCTCGGATCAAGTTTACATTAGCGATACTATCAAAACATATAATGCCGGTTGGGTATGTAAATTGACAGAAGATGACTTATATCAACAATTAACCCTCGCTTTAGCCGACGAAGCAGACAGAAAACAAAGAGGCGAAAACGGTTTTAATCTCGTGCAACAACAATATACATGGGGGAAGGGCGCTGAAACAATTATTAAGATTTATCAACAAATTGTTACAGAATCAAAAGGGCAAGAGAAAGGGCAAAGGGGGAAAAATTGA
- the cbiM gene encoding cobalt transporter CbiM, translated as MHIPDGLLPPSIAISGYAVTGGLTWFSLRQIKRNPDYQQEIPKASLLTAVFFVSSLIHIPIPPFSIHLILNGLMGIILDYFAFPAVLTGLFFQAVFFQHGGLSTLGVNAVIMGLPVFIASYLSFLSQTKLFKHLWTKNVLFFLIGALTLFFSASIFVLITVTNISPDLNVKMEQTAIFSSLIPYGFQAIIEGIITVMVISFLLRVKPEILPPSKI; from the coding sequence ATGCACATTCCTGATGGATTATTACCTCCTAGTATAGCCATTTCCGGTTATGCGGTGACAGGAGGTTTAACATGGTTTTCTCTGCGTCAAATTAAACGAAATCCCGACTATCAACAAGAAATACCTAAAGCATCTTTATTAACGGCGGTTTTTTTTGTTTCTTCTTTGATTCATATTCCGATTCCTCCTTTTAGTATTCATTTAATTTTAAATGGTTTGATGGGAATTATTTTAGATTATTTTGCTTTTCCGGCAGTATTAACTGGTTTATTTTTTCAAGCTGTATTTTTCCAACATGGTGGTTTATCTACCCTTGGAGTTAATGCCGTTATTATGGGTTTACCTGTTTTTATTGCGAGTTATTTATCCTTTCTTAGTCAAACTAAATTGTTTAAACATCTTTGGACAAAAAATGTTTTATTTTTTCTGATTGGTGCTTTAACTCTTTTCTTTTCTGCTTCGATTTTTGTATTAATAACAGTGACTAATATTTCCCCTGATTTAAACGTAAAAATGGAACAAACCGCTATTTTTTCTTCTCTGATTCCTTATGGATTCCAAGCTATTATTGAAGGGATAATTACCGTTATGGTGATTTCATTTTTACTGAGAGTTAAGCCTGAAATTTTACCACCATCGAAGATTTAA
- a CDS encoding carboxypeptidase regulatory-like domain-containing protein: MSKKFLWLGILCFGLTVKSAPRAMAHGVEASFQSVEAISILARFDSGTPFSNAQVVVYAPNDPQNPYLHGVTDENGKFVFPIDKAITGSWAVKVRSAGHGTIINIPVEATTVNTNNTQEIEATIDINSENSDKSAVTNNSQNSTMSTASSPNASQKILMAVSGVWGFVGTALFFSRKS, from the coding sequence ATGTCAAAAAAATTTTTGTGGTTAGGTATTTTATGCTTCGGTTTGACAGTGAAAAGCGCCCCTCGCGCCATGGCACACGGTGTCGAAGCTAGTTTTCAATCAGTGGAAGCCATATCAATATTGGCGCGCTTCGACTCAGGGACACCATTTAGTAATGCTCAAGTAGTCGTGTATGCTCCCAATGACCCCCAGAATCCTTATTTACATGGTGTAACAGATGAAAATGGTAAATTTGTCTTCCCCATAGATAAAGCTATTACAGGGTCATGGGCGGTAAAGGTGAGGAGCGCTGGACATGGTACGATTATTAATATACCCGTAGAAGCAACTACCGTTAACACAAATAATACTCAAGAAATAGAGGCAACTATTGATATTAACAGCGAAAATAGCGATAAGTCTGCCGTAACAAACAATTCTCAAAATTCTACTATGTCAACGGCTTCATCTCCTAACGCCTCCCAAAAAATCCTGATGGCAGTTTCAGGAGTATGGGGTTTTGTTGGCACAGCTTTATTTTTTTCTCGCAAAAGTTAG
- a CDS encoding YdiU family protein gives MTNPFFYLEFEPAMENLGEDYYDIVTPAPFPQHILRFANHSLLPLLGLNGENITENDWVEAFGKFAGNRKCLALRYHGYQFGQYNPFLGDGRGFLWAQVRGADNRLYDFGTKGSGKTPYSRTADGRLTLKGGVREVIATETLHRLGVNTSRTFSLMETGESLWRGDEPSPTRASVMVRLSHSHIRFGTFERLHYLQRADLIKNLLDHVIYYYYPHLSREDNPYEQFYAELVQRIAHLASEWMMAGFCHGVLNTDNMSITGESFDYGPFAFINTYDPQFISAYFDYSGRYCYGNQPLICRLNLEKLQVPLSLVMSSEVMGRALDKFDFYYENNYQKLMLRRLGLTNFKENELNSKLVEETVKLLKESQTNYHQFFAHIKEEFNYGWQEKADLILENQNLSSSNFKNWQYLYHQALKPLSKEELNQVHDTLNKYNLKVIPTRAIIEEIWQPINDEDNWDLFNEFLALIQD, from the coding sequence ATGACTAACCCTTTTTTTTACCTCGAATTTGAACCAGCAATGGAAAATTTAGGGGAGGATTATTATGATATAGTTACCCCAGCGCCCTTCCCCCAACATATACTCAGATTTGCTAACCATTCCCTTTTACCATTACTCGGTTTAAATGGAGAAAATATTACAGAAAATGATTGGGTTGAAGCCTTCGGTAAATTTGCAGGAAATCGAAAATGTCTAGCGTTGCGTTATCACGGCTATCAATTCGGACAGTATAACCCCTTTTTAGGAGATGGTAGAGGATTTTTATGGGCGCAGGTGAGGGGCGCTGATAATAGGTTATACGATTTTGGCACAAAAGGATCGGGTAAAACCCCCTATTCTCGCACGGCGGATGGGCGCTTAACCCTCAAAGGGGGAGTTAGGGAAGTTATTGCCACTGAAACTTTGCATCGTTTGGGTGTCAACACGTCTCGCACTTTTTCCCTCATGGAAACGGGGGAATCCTTATGGCGCGGTGATGAACCTTCTCCCACTCGCGCCTCAGTTATGGTAAGATTAAGTCATTCTCATATTCGTTTCGGTACTTTTGAGCGTTTACACTATCTGCAACGGGCGGATTTAATCAAGAATTTGTTAGATCATGTGATCTATTATTATTATCCTCATCTCAGTAGAGAAGATAATCCTTATGAGCAATTTTATGCTGAATTGGTGCAACGCATAGCGCACCTCGCCAGTGAGTGGATGATGGCTGGTTTTTGCCATGGCGTATTAAATACTGATAATATGTCTATTACAGGGGAAAGTTTTGATTATGGACCATTTGCTTTTATCAATACTTATGATCCTCAATTTATTTCTGCCTATTTTGATTATAGTGGGCGTTATTGTTACGGCAATCAACCGTTAATTTGTCGCTTAAATTTGGAAAAATTACAAGTGCCTTTATCCCTCGTTATGTCGTCTGAAGTAATGGGGAGGGCGCTGGATAAATTTGATTTTTATTATGAAAATAATTATCAAAAACTAATGTTAAGAAGATTAGGTTTAACTAATTTTAAAGAGAATGAATTAAACTCTAAATTAGTCGAGGAAACAGTCAAATTATTAAAAGAATCACAAACTAATTATCATCAGTTTTTCGCTCATATCAAGGAAGAATTTAATTATGGTTGGCAAGAGAAAGCAGATTTAATTTTAGAAAATCAAAATTTATCTTCTAGTAACTTTAAAAATTGGCAATATTTATATCATCAAGCCTTAAAACCACTAAGCAAAGAAGAATTAAATCAAGTACATGATACTTTAAATAAATATAATCTTAAAGTGATTCCCACTCGTGCAATTATTGAAGAAATTTGGCAACCCATTAACGATGAAGATAATTGGGATTTATTCAACGAATTTTTAGCGCTGATTCAAGATTAA
- a CDS encoding 2-oxo acid dehydrogenase subunit E2 produces the protein MIHDIFMPALSSTMTEGKIVSWEKAPGDKIEKGETVVVVESDKADMDVESFYGGYLATILVQAGETAPVGAAIAFIAETEAEIEEARQKASQGFSSQPQETTTKVEEKVETVSAPQPSIKVSSDRIIASPRAKKLAKELKIDLATVTGSGVNGRITAEDVEKLTAKAPVAPVVTPQPTPVVTTPVIANNNLAGETVPLNTLQQAVVRNMMVSLQVPTFHVAYDISTDALDSLYRKIKPKGVTMTALLAKAVAVTLQKHPVVNSAYTENAIKYNENINIAVAVAMPDGGLITPVLKNADQIDIYSLARNWQDLVARARAKQLQPDEYSTGTFTLSNLGMFGVSSFDAILPPNTGGILAIGGVRPTVVADGNGFFGVKNQMTVTITCDHRNIYGADAAAFLKDLAELIENDTHSLTL, from the coding sequence ATGATCCACGATATTTTTATGCCCGCCCTTAGTTCGACTATGACAGAGGGAAAAATCGTTTCATGGGAAAAAGCGCCCGGTGATAAAATCGAAAAAGGAGAAACCGTTGTTGTCGTTGAATCAGACAAAGCGGATATGGATGTAGAGTCATTTTATGGCGGTTATTTAGCAACTATTTTAGTTCAAGCAGGAGAAACAGCGCCCGTCGGCGCAGCCATTGCATTTATTGCAGAGACAGAAGCAGAAATAGAAGAAGCCAGACAAAAAGCCAGTCAAGGGTTTAGTAGTCAACCTCAAGAAACTACGACTAAAGTAGAAGAAAAAGTCGAAACCGTCAGCGCCCCTCAACCTAGTATAAAGGTATCAAGTGACCGTATTATCGCTTCTCCCCGTGCCAAAAAACTGGCTAAAGAATTAAAAATTGATCTCGCTACTGTCACAGGTAGTGGTGTTAATGGTAGAATTACCGCCGAAGATGTGGAAAAATTGACAGCAAAAGCGCCCGTCGCCCCAGTTGTCACGCCTCAACCTACACCCGTAGTAACAACGCCCGTCATTGCTAACAACAATTTAGCGGGGGAAACTGTACCGCTCAATACTTTACAACAAGCGGTAGTTAGAAATATGATGGTTAGTTTGCAAGTGCCGACCTTCCATGTTGCCTATGATATTAGTACCGATGCACTAGATAGTTTGTATCGCAAAATTAAGCCGAAAGGTGTCACCATGACGGCATTATTAGCTAAAGCAGTGGCAGTGACATTACAAAAACATCCCGTTGTCAACTCAGCTTATACAGAAAACGCCATCAAATATAATGAAAATATTAATATTGCTGTAGCGGTGGCAATGCCAGATGGTGGTTTAATCACTCCCGTATTGAAAAATGCCGATCAAATTGATATTTACTCCCTCGCCCGTAATTGGCAGGATTTGGTGGCGCGCGCTAGGGCAAAACAATTACAACCGGATGAATACAGCACCGGCACATTTACTTTATCTAACTTAGGAATGTTTGGAGTAAGTAGTTTTGATGCCATTTTACCTCCTAATACAGGAGGTATTTTAGCTATCGGTGGAGTGCGCCCGACAGTTGTCGCCGATGGTAATGGTTTCTTTGGGGTTAAAAACCAAATGACGGTTACTATCACTTGCGATCACCGTAACATTTATGGAGCAGATGCCGCCGCTTTCCTCAAAGATTTAGCTGAATTGATTGAAAATGACACTCATTCTTTGACATTATAA